The window tttcttctgaTCATATTCAGACCGTCATGTAATCATCATTTTGAACTAAAACAAAACTTAGTTACTTGTAAGTTTCCactatgtaatatattttttcttcaaaatctaattaattaattgcACATGTAGACTAAATTATAAGATCGTAAGTTATAAAAAACTAACAAATTGCGTTTTCATGGTGTAAACATAAATCTATATCACTTTCATAGTGTAAACACAAGCCACTCTTGCACATAATTGTGATGACTTATGCAGAGAGTAACGTCTTGACTGAACCAAGCTATAGAGAAGTGATCAGTCATGTTTGGCAGTAGACGACACGAGTTAATGTTGATAATAGATAACATGTAACCCTCTAGAAGAAGCATCCCACTAAGCAACTCTTATAACAATTAACTATGACAAATTAATTATAGGTTCATGATGAGACTAActaatattttctaaaccttATATGCAATGCTGTTTTGTGACTTCCACATATATCTATTTGccatatatattctattattttgaaaatagatTAGAGCGTCATAGTAATGCCGTGCATGGATATCATGAAGACCATCACCATGTGTGTGTATGTTAGAGAGAGGGAGAAAAGTAAAGCAGCGCTGTATAGGATCATTCTGTAAAGAATAGAACTTTAAAGGCAAGGATGTGATGTCACCTAACTTTCACTGGTTATCAAAAGTGTGTGTCCCCTTACACAACTTGGGGGTTGCAACTTTAAACCCCCTCCTAACTTATATATTAACTATGCCACATATGATATGGAATAATCAAACTGAAGTAGTCTCCTACTActtatagttaaaaaaaattaattatataccgACATGCATCTTTGGTATGCTTCGTCTAATTTAGAAATTTCGAATTCCCAAGTTTTCAGTTTTACCACAACTAGAATTTAGACTTGATGGCTATCTTAGATTGTAACAAGTTTTCGAGTAGTTGATTCCTTTACAACTCTTTCTTCAATTTCCGTGGAACTCCTATATTTCTTAATATGTATTTTAACTTCTTGAAGATTTGGAAATGCTCAAACCTCACGCATAGTGCAATTTTCAATATGATCACTGACTAAAGTTTAGATTTAGAGGGCCTTTTCCCAATCagataatataattaaactGATATATATCCAGTCGAGAAGACGGCTTGAATCATGCAGTACTTAGTACATTATCTATTGTAGTCATCCTTACCCAATAGAAAACTCAAAGCTAGGCATTGTTATATAAACTGACTGTTTCTGATGGTAGTTGCTCGTTGATATTTTTGTTGACAAATTAGGTAgtattattttatgaaaatggATAAAATAATCAAACATAACAGATAGACATCAAAAGTATTTAAGATATGCATAGAAACAAGCATCTGATGTTCACATATATGtgtatttttgatataaaagagaaagaaaagggATGTGATTAAGAAATAGTTAGACAGATAAGCAAACTTATTAGTTTATGCAAAGATACAGACGAGAGAATATTCCTCCAACTGCAAAGGTTATAACGACTAAGTAGGCATTACCTTCAATAATTGAGACAGTCACACACGTCAACAGCTTGAAACTTCACTCTGATTTGTTAGCTGTAACGCGGAACGCGTTATTGCATCATTGATGAGTATGTCACCGCTTCGATATTCATATACTTATAGCTCTCTCCGAATGTAATAAACTAAGTTAATTAGTTGATGTTGCTAACACTGGTTTTACAGCCTTATCCGTTTACTAATCGCTGCAATTTACAACTGTTGCATGTGATCGGATATTTGTTCATTTGCATATAATTTTTTCAGAATTTATAATTTACCATTATTAACTAATCCATTTAGTATCACTTTACTACTAATCAAATAGTATCACTTAACTACTAATCAAATAGTTGTAAAAACACTGAATCAATTGGTTGGTAGAAGTAAATACTAGTAGTAATAAAGAGGGGAAATGGAGTCATGTGAAAGGAGTTATGGGTGAATTAAATTTGGATTACATAAACAAATGAAAACATATCCGTACGGTGCTGTCGTACAGGGTAACCTACCCACTTCAACTTCTTTTCTCTCCCTTACGTGTCATACCGTACAAACTAACGTGACTATTCTTCGCAATTTAatacaaaatgaaataaaacaacTAACGAAATAATAAGTTACGGGGCCTATTCTCCACTATCACAATTGCCCGTTACGCCGTTTGcttctatcatttttttttttttttttttttttgcttctatCCTTCTCTCACTTTCATTTTTTCCTGATTTAATAGtctttattataatttttttttgactaaaagtctttattataatttatagttAGATAATGTCAAAAATACTTAGTCATCAATTGTCGGCAAAAAAATTGCTGATAAAAGTCCTCTTATACGTTTAGGGGGAAAACATGAAACTATCGAATACTCCTGCAGTCCTGCTTAAGTTTCTTAATCTTGTCATAACACTGGTCTGACactttgattctttttttctttttttttctggcaATCGACTGTTTGATTCTTGAAGGATAACTTGTATTGGTAAAAGATTGGTAGATTCTTGTTTGGAAAGTGAGTAGATTTCATCAATATCTCAATCCTGTTGATAAATTTCACATGTAGTTTTATAAGTTCCTTATAAATATGCTTTGATCAAGACGAGTGACTTTTTTTCTGTTTACAAGTCATAATATAAATTCCAGTTAGAAGAAATTAATGCAATTCAGCTTTTAATCACAGCCACTTAATTATTTCAAGTATCTTTGAAAAATACTGTCGTTCAAAGACAAAGTCTGACACAAtacattttgtaaaatttaagaAGACGATTCtacataaataaaaacactGAATGCGACTTTGGTGACTGGTGAGTGTTTCATCACATTTATAGCATAGAAAGCTCTAACAAATACTACTGGTAAGTAGTAACAATCAATCTTCTTTAAATTGTTATCTTACGCATTGAATATTGATGGTTGTGGTGAAACAAGTTGAGTCAAAATGTTTGACTCCAAACATGAAGAGACAACCCCCCATGCGTCCAGCCGGACGCAGGACAACCAGACGACACTGTCGCTCCTACTTTTCCGTGTTTTACAACAATCATATGCTTTAATGTTCTTAATGAAATAGAGAGAGTGACAAGTACggaatattaaaataatagaaatgCAATTCTTTTCAACCTTGTGGTCCATATAGATGATTCAGTTTTAAAGTGGAGGGTGCCCACATTGGTCTCAGCTTTTAGGGTATGCTGACCTCACGCTCTTGCCTCTCGGCTCCACCTTTGTCTTTATGTTATTTTCTTCAAACTTTTTGGTGATAGAAATGACGTTCTTGTGACTCATCACGCTACTTTACATCCTTTATATGACTAAGCATTACTGTATTTTGGTATCCCTTTATTCATGAAGTATATAGTATTGTACACTGATAATGCCATGATTCTTTTTAGTGAATCTTAATGGTCGGTCGTGTGCTCCTGTTTTGGTTAAAGTTGGATGATCATTTGCTTTCCTCATCGTATCTTTTATAACTTTCGATGATTCCAATTTCCAATTGCCATGCCCGTTAGTTTAGACTTTAGCCTAATCTAGTGGATTACCAACTTCAGTGACCATAAAGTATGTGATAAATTAGTCGCAAAAGGGATTGATTATAAGATTCCATGGTCGTTTgggtatttaaaaattatatgggCCGTTTGGGCtatgtttttttattgtaattATTTCTGGTTaccatattatgtttttttttttcctttttaacatAAAGAATTAAGCCCATCATGTAGTTTATTTTTTGCTTTAACAGTAAGGATTAAGCCCAAGAGTTACTGGACTTGTCCAATGGAATCAGTCTAAGCAAAAAGTATTTTTCCATGCAAACACataaaattacattttctaCGACTTTTTAGTGCACTTCAAGAGGTTCTCAGCTTGGGTAGTtcgtaaatatattaaaaaaaactttcaaatgctaaCAAATTGGGAAGAGGATCCAAATAGatatacaaattaaaatataaaagctATTTACATTGGTGTTATACAAAAAAAGAACTATTTATATTTGCTTATTGTGCAGTTTGGTGGAGCCCAAGACATAATGGGCCTGGGCCAGGCCCATGGAGTTAAACCGAGGGAAAAGTTATCCCTCTTGCTTacaaaaccttaaaccctaGTTCTCTGTTTCTTCTCCAAAACAAAAACGCTGCATAAATACTCTGCTCTCGACTTCCCAGAGACGGCTATAGAGTTTTAGCTTCATCTCTACACAATGTCCATGTATCTTCTCTACGAATCATCTTCAGGGTACGGCCTATTCGAAGCACACGGCCTCGATGAGATAGGACAGAACACGGAGGCAGTTCGAAGCTCCGTCTCGGACCTTAGTCGCTTCGGGCGCGTCGTCCAGCTCACTGCTTTCCACCCATCCAAGTCTGCACTCGATGCTCTCAACCAAATCAACGCCGTCTCCGAAGGTAACCCTCCATTGAAATTAGACCTCTTTCCACTTGTGTCTTACTACAACACTTATGTTTGGTTAGAACTCGAACTCTTGTGTAATTGTTCGGACATGGGTTGTCTGTTATCTAAACAAAGCTTACAACTTTTTCGCTATAATTAAAGTGGGCTTACTCTGTTCGGACATCGTTGACTGTTCCCTTTGACTTTGTTCGAATCAAAGCTTGCATCTTTTTATTACAATGTTGATCAGCTTACTctgtttttggttttgattttgctTGAAACAAAGCTTACAACTTTACTCTGTTCGTACATGGTTTGCTCTTCCTTTTGACTCTGCTTGAAACAAAGCTTGATCCTTTTTACTAAAATGAGAATCAGCTTACTCTGTTCTGTTTTGGGTTTTGACTTTGTTTGAAACAAAGCTTTCAACTTTTCGCTATAATTATAATCAGCTACTCTGTTCGGACATGGTTAGCTGTTCCCTTTGAATTTGCTTGAAACAAAGCTTACAACTTTTTACTACAATGAGAATCAGCTTACTCTGTTTTGGTCCTAGCTTGAGGTTTTGATTTTGTGTTTGGGTTGAAACTTGAAGGGTACATGAGTGATGAGCTGAGAAGCTTTCTGGAGTTGAACCTTCCGAAAGTGAAGGAAGGCAAGAAGCCCAAGTTTAGCTTAGGAGTCTCTGAGCCAAAGATTGGATCTTGCATCTTCGAAGCCACGAAGATTCCTTGCCAGAGCAATGAGTTTGTCCATGAGCTCCTCAGAGGTGTTCGTCAGCACTTTGATAGGTTCATCAAAGACCTAAAGGTGTGACCTTTTGACTTTACATTATTACCTCTATGCAATTCATGTAGTGATGCTTAACGTcaatcttttaaaataattgcaGCCTGGTGATTTGGAGAAAGCGCAGCTTGGACTAGCTCACAGCTACAGCAGAGCAAAGGTGAAGTTCAATGTCAACCGTGTGGACAACATGGTTATTCAAGCGATCTTCTTGCTCGACACGCTTGATAAGGATATCAACTCCTTTGCCATGAGAGTCAGGTTTGCTTTGTTGCTTTACCTTTCAAACCATGTCTCAATGGTTTCTGAGcagtttatattatgtttttgtaGAGAATGGTACTCGTGGCACTTCCCTGAGCTAGTGAAGATAGTCAACGACAACTACCTTTACGCCCGAGTCTCAAAGATGATTGAGGACAAGTCAAAGCTCTCTGAAGAACACATCCCTATGCTTACTGAAGTCCTTGGGGATGAAGACAAGGCGAGAGAAGTCGTTGAAGCTGGAAAAGCATCTATGGGTAATAATCCTTTTTCTtcaataatctttttctttctctcttttgttcTCAGACATGTCTTTACATCTTTTGCAGGCCAGGATCTCTCACCACTTGATCTGATCAACGTCCAGACCTTTGCTCAGAGAGTGATGGGCCTAGCTGACTACAGAAAGAATCTCCACGACTACCTCGTTGCTAAAATGAGCGACATTGCTCCAAACTTGGCTGCATTGATCGGAGATATGGTTGGTGCAAGGCTGATCTCGCACGCTGGGAGCCTGACCAATCTCGCCAAGTGCCCCTCTTCAACTCTCCAGATTCTCGGTGCTGAGAAGGCGCTTTTCAGGGCGCTGAAGACGCGTGGGAACACGCCCAAGTACGGTCTTATATTCCATTCTTCGTTCATTGGACGCGCGGCTGCTAAAAACAAGGGGCGTATTGCTCGTTACCTTGCAAACAAGTGCTCCATTGCTTCACGGATTGATTGTTTCGCTGGTAAATAATCTAGACTGCATTGTATGTAAGTGTGTTTTGTATATGATAGTTGAGATGATGTGTTTGTTGTTAACTTAAACAGATAGCAGCACTACAGCTTTTGGTGAGAAACTTAGGGAACAAGTGGAGGAACGACTAGAGTTTTATGACAAAGGTGTTGCACCACGTAAGAATGTGGATGTAATGAAAGAAGTGATGGAGAATCTTGAGAAGAAAGGTACACTATCTCTCTCAGTCCTGTCTCTGTGTTTGGCTGTTATATCTTATGGCTGTTTGCTCTCTTTTTAGATGAGGGAGAAGCGAAAGCTGTGGAGGGttcagagaagaagaagaagaaagagaagaggaaGGCAGAGGAGAAGGATGAGGAAgtagaagaagaggaggagaagtcaaagaaaaagaagaagaaaagcaaaGTAGTAGAAGAGGAAGTGACGACAGATAATGGTAACagcaagaagaaaaagaagaagaaaactaagTTACAAGATGATGAGTAGACCaagacaagtttttttttggtagtgTAGAAGTTTTTCTCCCACATGGCAAAGCTctatgtttcttttgtttttactttataaACAGCTTAAAACTCATAGCAACTTATATCAGATGTTTTTAGACTAGTATTCTCTTGGTAAGTCTTAACAAATGATGTAATCTTTTGTTGCAAATCTTGCAATGGATCATCACATTTGGAGCTTTTGTTGTGCTTAATCTCGTAACAGCTTTAACCAATAACCACATGTCACCAACAAACATAACGCACCCCAATGGGATTATAGAAAACCATATTCAGCAATTAAGGGACCTAACCGTTAGTTAACACTTATCACTTTGGCCTCTAAGCACCATTGCAGCGGCGTTGAAGCAAATGCGGTCTGGGGTATGCAATGGCTAAGCGTAGTGTGGGATACGCCGAAGCTCGCTTGATAGCTGGAGACTACGACAAGGCTGCGCATGACGTCATCATGATGACGGTGGATGCTCGGTTTATAAATAGTCTATGATCTTAATTCTTGCCAAATTTCTTTGCACTTTTGTGAATTGTTCATATCACAAACTAAGTTCTTATATAGCCTTGTTATTTAGTAGCTTGAATCATTTATTATAAATGATGCAAAATCACTGAATGATGTTACTTGCTATGATTTCTTCTAGGAGTTTTTTTTACAAGGCTAAATAATACTCCATCCATTtcataatagatgatgttttaaagAGTTAttaatgtttcaaaatatatgatgtttgatattttttaattagattaaagTTCATTGAAAATTGTGTGACCAATGATTTTTATAGTATTTTTGATGATTGGTtggattaaatttattttatatttttagtgtgTTACTGTTTAAAAAAATGTGTATGTCTTAATTTTTGTGTTTTCATCCAAAACATCAACTATTTTGGAACATAGGGACTAGATAAGAAACATATGCCCTCTTCTTCATTGTCTCGGTTTCTGCCTTTATGGCTCAACTTATTTTACAACTATGAGAAATGAATAAGGTAATATATAGCTCTGACAAGAATACTTTTTTCAAAAGTGgattaaattttatgtaaattaatGGAAAccaaaacttctatttttttttataatcgtGGGATTCGGTGACCGATGTCAACCGACTAATTTTACAAGGTCCGCAATAGCCACGTATTTTTACCATTTAAAACAGTCTGAGTGGCCAACTGGAATCGAACTGCAGATTCGCTATATTGAGGTTATCCCTCAAGCGCCACTAGCCCAGTAGTTCTGTTGGTTAACCAAAACTTTCAtgctacagttttttttttgttcttcaagGGAAGAGCTACATATCTGAGATTTACCAACTTGCAACACTTCTCAGTCAACATGCACCAACAAACATTAGCCAAACACATCTTGCACAATTCCACTTTgactttcttttttctctttttatttcatCCAATTCTTTCATGTTTATTTTATCACTCGATCAGATTTTTCCTGAAAACCTACTTTCTTTGGTTTCGAcaacactaaaaaaaaaatcttcttacAATTTCTAATACATATTAAGAGTTATTTAATTGGTAGATGATCAGATTTATTTTGTAGAGAAAATGAATGCTTCTTTTCAGTGTAGGATAGTTAAAGGTAAGAATCTTTTCAGATAACAAACAAAGATCGAACTAAGATATTAGCTTCCCTTTAACTTAACAGAACACCTGAAAGCAAGATTCACAAGaacatttttttagtttgaacTTTGAACGAAAAGCCAACAcacaaagttatatatatatatatatatatatatataaattaataaaaatgcatCGTTCGGGACGTTGAAGCAAAAAACACGACGACGAAGAATTTCGGGTATTGATTACTTCATGTTACTTAAGATTGCTGAATTTTTAGGGCATAATCGAATCAACAAATAGGCTAAGAGGGtactaaataattttgaagtataTCATATCCTATTCCTGTACATGTATGCAAAGCAATTCGTTAATAActaataccaaaaaaaatattaactgacATCATATATGATGTATATAGTTGAGATATTTGGAAGATCcttttttcataatatatttcatTGTCTACTCCACGAGACAAGTTTGAAATTAAGAATACCATGGAAAGAGAATCTAATATTGTGAAGCTGTGCTTCACAGAAAACaagataaagaaaagaaaagaaaacatgtCTAACTTTAATCTTTGAATGCATATTCAGTCATGTCATGACCCATCCATCATCTTTCTTCGAATCTCCTATCTCACTGAACATGTTTAATTTGGAGTGGCCCTTTGTATGTAATAACTATGCTTATGATCTCATATATATCTCTCCACTAGCCTTATTTGATTTTTGGCATAGTcagttttttgttttaatccttaaaaaaacCGTGGTAATAGGATGATTAAAGGAGCATCAGATGGCAATTTTTTGGGGTTTTGGGGACTAGTCAATGATCTCCcgattattaaaaacaaaacatttgcCAGTAGAGTTTGGATATCAAAACTTGCATAATCAAGAAATAGGAGCATGCATGGTTGTTATAGCAAATTTCGTTTAACAAATTATACATTTAAGAATAGAGgagtaatttataataatttaaaatgctGCAAATTGCAAAAAATATTGGAAGACCATGCATGTGTTAAGATTCGGGGGCTAGGTGTAGGGTTTATGTTTGCGTAGATCTAATAACGTGTGTGTTTATGTACGGCCATTTGCAAAAATGAGAAAACATTTATTCtcattttcttaacaaattcttttttttaatgaaaaaagaTGAGACAAGAGCATTGGCAGCTGGGGATAATTGGTATGGCTTGAATTAGATAACTAATATATTCGGCTTTGCTCCATTTTTTTACAACGAATAATGGTTATTCTATtagtaaataatttaaaatagttttggTATTGGTAAGCAAACTGAAATagaacaaataataaaataaaactctTTCTATCTAGCAGTGCTCTATAAAAAGTCACCGTTCTACGTATGTTTTTCTTGTAACATTAATTTAGACAAAGTTTAATTTTCATGTTATAGATTTTTACGGTAAATTTTTCATTGATTTCAAATTAAGGTTATAGTTGCACCATGTCCATCCCATTAATTGATAAAATCATGTGAAACATAACcttgtaaaaaaaacataatctaTACGGTGAATTCATTATCTTGaaatttataatatgttatCAATAAGTAACACTGTAACAGATATATAAAAGGGATTGATAAACTAAGCAGAAAACCAATCCAAAAGAAAGATACAAGGTGGATGAATTTAGaaagaaaagcaaaagaaacatgaaaataaatagaaacagttaaaacataaaaaggAAGAATGAGCTGGTAAAAATCAAGTATTAAggtttgttacaaaaaaaaaacaagtattaAGGTAAGAAAGTTCATGAATAAAGAGGCTTTGACAGCATGAAAAGAGAATGTAAGAAGTTATCAACAAAGAAGAGTTTCACTAATTAACTGTAAGTCTGGTGTCTTGTGTTAGGCTCGGCAAGCCCGAACCCAACAACTTGTAACATCCCACACAAACTCATCTCTATATATAGACACTTCTCTTTGGCTAAAACTTGGTgcaatacacacacacacacacacacacacactcataATCCCTCCCAAACAACCCCAAAACTAACAATAACTTGTTCTCTCATGGCATCATCTGATCCTCAGTTCTACACCGATTTCACATGTTCCGGCGAGACTTCTTCTCAGTTTCACGGCTCTTCTTCATGTCCTGACATCTCAGCTCTATCCAACTACGTCGGCGATGGTTTCAATTCCTTCAACACATCTTCTAACCAAGAATCCACATTTTTACCCCAAGTTTTGGGGATTTCTGACGTTTTTGTGCCGAGGTACATCAACTACTACCAGAAAAGGGGTGTGAATAATGCCACACAATATTTTCATGGTGGAGACCAAGAATACTACGGCTATTCACCGGAGATCAAGCCCTTGTTCTATCAGTCCACTGGAGAGCAATCTTGGGTATATATATGCACGTTTCCACATCGTATATTATCTCAAATGgatataaatatacataagaaaatcaaataaaatatattagcaGGGAAATAGTGAAGGAGTGATACAAGCTGAGCCGAACACAAAAGTGGGACGCTATTCGGTTGAAGAACGTAAAGACAGAATCATGAGgtacttgaagaagaagaaccaacGCAACTTCAATAAGACCATCAAGGTACGTATACACGTATATACTCATTCTTAAAGCAAactgaattaaaaataaaatttaaaagaagcAAACTGTATTCTATGCAATGTATATCTCTTTTTGAAACACATGTAGATCTTAAAGCAAATGTACCTCATTTatttgacaaattttttttgaagcTAAAATTTAGCAAATTtgaattattgaaaattttacataattttttttgaacgcTACATAGTTTTATTGTTtcttgaaattttgtttttgtaaaagatGTTTCTTGAATAATTAATGGTAAACCTTTTTAACTAAGTTTGGTTTGGATAGAATTCTCTAACTAGAGAGATTTACCGATATTAACAGTTTGTTTCATATAATTTAATCCATGACTTAGCTTAGAGGTTTTCAGTTTCATCTttattttatgggtttttaCAGAATCAAACTTATTCATAGAGTTTTAgcatttaattaatattttaatgtcCACAAATTCAGTATGTGTGTCGTAAAACCCTAGCTGACCGGCGTGTTCGTGTTCGAGGACGATTTGCCAGGAACAATGACACATG of the Brassica rapa cultivar Chiifu-401-42 chromosome A03, CAAS_Brap_v3.01, whole genome shotgun sequence genome contains:
- the LOC103859472 gene encoding nucleolar protein 56 translates to MSMYLLYESSSGYGLFEAHGLDEIGQNTEAVRSSVSDLSRFGRVVQLTAFHPSKSALDALNQINAVSEGYMSDELRSFLELNLPKVKEGKKPKFSLGVSEPKIGSCIFEATKIPCQSNEFVHELLRGVRQHFDRFIKDLKPGDLEKAQLGLAHSYSRAKVKFNVNRVDNMVIQAIFLLDTLDKDINSFAMRVREWYSWHFPELVKIVNDNYLYARVSKMIEDKSKLSEEHIPMLTEVLGDEDKAREVVEAGKASMGQDLSPLDLINVQTFAQRVMGLADYRKNLHDYLVAKMSDIAPNLAALIGDMVGARLISHAGSLTNLAKCPSSTLQILGAEKALFRALKTRGNTPKYGLIFHSSFIGRAAAKNKGRIARYLANKCSIASRIDCFADSSTTAFGEKLREQVEERLEFYDKGVAPRKNVDVMKEVMENLEKKDEGEAKAVEGSEKKKKKEKRKAEEKDEEVEEEEEKSKKKKKKSKVVEEEVTTDNGNSKKKKKKKTKLQDDE
- the LOC103859473 gene encoding two-component response regulator-like APRR1, which codes for MASSDPQFYTDFTCSGETSSQFHGSSSCPDISALSNYVGDGFNSFNTSSNQESTFLPQVLGISDVFVPRYINYYQKRGVNNATQYFHGGDQEYYGYSPEIKPLFYQSTGEQSWGNSEGVIQAEPNTKVGRYSVEERKDRIMRYLKKKNQRNFNKTIKYVCRKTLADRRVRVRGRFARNNDTCEQQSHDHNHSEKDENMFSGSDDYLIQMKNDDGWLHEAMCNLIYFPCELDPPSDAHHPNIWS